A single region of the Streptomyces sp. NBC_00236 genome encodes:
- a CDS encoding DUF4259 domain-containing protein — protein MGTWGAGNFDSDTAADHLGDLVGRLVAEVTEAMAGDPVELEPDEYWGVTVPCNLELLLVLDRQGWVGVTLPAPEVIRAWQKTFLAVWEATIDGLEPKPEYKDERRAVLNETFERLAEASAAGSQD, from the coding sequence GTGGGCACATGGGGTGCGGGCAACTTCGACAGCGACACGGCGGCGGACCACCTCGGGGACCTGGTCGGCCGGCTGGTGGCCGAGGTGACCGAGGCGATGGCCGGTGACCCGGTGGAGCTCGAACCGGACGAGTACTGGGGCGTGACCGTCCCGTGCAACCTGGAACTGCTGCTCGTCCTGGACCGGCAGGGCTGGGTGGGCGTGACGCTCCCGGCGCCCGAGGTGATCCGGGCCTGGCAGAAGACGTTCCTGGCGGTGTGGGAGGCGACGATCGACGGCCTGGAACCGAAGCCGGAGTACAAGGACGAACGCAGAGCGGTGCTCAACGAGACGTTCGAGCGTCTGGCCGAGGCGTCGGCGGCCGGGTCGCAGGATTAG
- a CDS encoding DinB family protein codes for MTSTGQEADRVTGYKKDLHLYLRDARDTFLWKLEGLSEYDIRRPMTSTGTNLLGLVKHVTGAEGFYFGDVFGRPADAPELWIAGDAEPNADLWARADETRDEIVARYRRVWAHSDATIEALDLDATGLLPGGEGKELTLHRVLVHMVAETQRHAGHADVVRELVDGATGQREKGRNTAPGDSAWWAGHRDRVERAAREAG; via the coding sequence ATGACCAGCACAGGCCAGGAGGCGGATCGGGTGACCGGCTACAAGAAGGACCTGCACCTGTATCTGCGGGACGCCCGCGACACGTTCCTGTGGAAGCTGGAAGGACTGTCGGAGTACGACATCAGGCGGCCCATGACCTCCACCGGCACCAATCTGCTGGGCCTGGTCAAGCACGTCACCGGAGCCGAGGGCTTCTACTTCGGCGACGTCTTCGGACGCCCGGCCGACGCGCCGGAGCTCTGGATCGCAGGTGACGCCGAGCCGAACGCGGACCTTTGGGCGAGGGCCGACGAGACCCGCGACGAGATCGTCGCGCGCTACCGCCGGGTGTGGGCCCACTCCGACGCGACGATCGAAGCGCTGGACCTCGACGCGACGGGTCTGCTCCCCGGGGGCGAGGGCAAGGAGCTGACCCTCCACCGGGTCCTCGTCCACATGGTCGCCGAGACCCAGCGCCACGCGGGGCACGCCGACGTCGTGCGGGAGCTGGTCGACGGGGCCACGGGCCAGCGGGAGAAGGGCCGCAACACGGCCCCCGGCGACTCCGCGTGGTGGGCGGGTCATCGCGACCGGGTGGAGCGTGCGGCGCGGGAGGCGGGGTGA
- a CDS encoding Bax inhibitor-1/YccA family protein, with the protein MRSSNPVFSRRGFSRDNGHAGFNASPQAGAPVAGANPYAQGTAPNPYATNPYAQQDTQYGAPQAPARSGAMTIDDVVTRTALTLGTVVLGAVLAWALLPVDEANLGKSYGIAIGAAIIAFVLSLVQSFKRKPVPALIISYAAFEGVFLGVISSAVSTYIGPGVVMQAVMGTMCVFAGVLLAYKMRWIRVTRRFYGFVMAAAMGFMLLMVVNLLFAAFGGGDGLGFRSGGLGILFGVIGIILGACFLALDFKQVEDGIAYGAPREESWLAAFGLTMTLVWIYLEMLRLLSILSGDD; encoded by the coding sequence ATGAGGAGCAGCAACCCGGTCTTCTCGCGACGGGGCTTCAGCCGCGACAACGGTCACGCGGGCTTCAACGCGTCACCGCAGGCCGGGGCCCCCGTAGCGGGTGCCAACCCGTACGCGCAGGGCACCGCCCCGAACCCGTACGCCACCAACCCCTACGCCCAGCAGGACACCCAGTACGGCGCCCCGCAGGCGCCGGCGCGCTCCGGTGCGATGACGATCGACGATGTCGTCACCCGTACGGCGCTGACACTGGGCACGGTCGTGCTCGGTGCCGTGCTCGCCTGGGCCCTGCTGCCGGTCGACGAGGCCAACCTGGGCAAGTCGTACGGCATCGCCATCGGCGCCGCGATCATCGCCTTCGTGCTGTCGCTCGTCCAGTCCTTCAAGCGCAAGCCCGTCCCCGCGCTGATCATCTCGTACGCGGCCTTCGAGGGCGTGTTCCTCGGGGTCATCTCCAGCGCGGTGAGCACGTACATCGGGCCGGGCGTCGTGATGCAGGCCGTGATGGGCACCATGTGTGTCTTCGCCGGTGTGCTGCTCGCGTACAAGATGCGCTGGATCCGCGTCACCCGCCGGTTCTACGGCTTCGTGATGGCCGCCGCCATGGGCTTCATGCTCCTGATGGTGGTCAACCTGCTGTTCGCCGCGTTCGGTGGCGGTGACGGCCTGGGCTTCCGCAGCGGCGGCCTCGGCATCCTCTTCGGTGTCATCGGCATCATCCTCGGCGCGTGCTTCCTGGCCCTGGACTTCAAGCAGGTCGAGGACGGCATCGCCTACGGCGCTCCGCGCGAGGAGTCCTGGCTGGCGGCCTTCGGCCTCACCATGACCCTGGTGTGGATCTACCTGGAGATGCTGCGCCTGCTCTCCATCCTCAGCGGCGACGACTAG
- a CDS encoding MerR family transcriptional regulator: MTTLAPAAAADRTGVSIDTLRYYEREGLIGPIRRSGGGRREYTEDDVFWIGLVTCFREAGLGIADLREFVALLRAEHPPQERVAFLRERRTALEQRVAALHRAMGVLDDKIAYYS, translated from the coding sequence ATGACGACTCTCGCCCCGGCGGCCGCCGCCGACCGCACCGGTGTCTCCATCGACACCCTCCGCTACTACGAGCGCGAAGGGCTCATCGGCCCGATCCGGCGCTCAGGAGGCGGACGCAGGGAGTACACCGAGGACGACGTCTTCTGGATCGGTCTCGTCACGTGCTTCCGCGAGGCCGGTCTCGGCATCGCGGACCTGCGGGAGTTCGTCGCCCTCCTGCGCGCCGAACACCCCCCGCAGGAGCGAGTCGCCTTCCTGCGCGAGCGCCGTACCGCACTGGAGCAGCGAGTGGCAGCGCTGCACCGGGCCATGGGGGTCCTCGACGACAAGATCGCCTACTACAGCTGA
- a CDS encoding aldo/keto reductase, with protein sequence MDTKDPLIVLGTMDFGTRVPQDRAFSILDAFVAGGGGWLDTANCYSFWTDPAGVGGASERVIGAWLKARPGARDTVRIATKVRHNPLVPHAPESAEGLSARAVHAGVEESLARLGVDHVDLLWAHAEDRTVPLEETVGAFGELVAKGVALRIGAANHAAWRVERARSLAREQRVEPWTCLQLRHSLVQPRPLTPVAEGGHRLLTAEDLDLARSEGLAVWSYSSLMWGSYVRADKPLPSTYDHPGTTRVLAVLDDVADELAATRNQVVLAWLMRQGIDPIVGASRVEQIEEALTARRVRLGAEHLARLAGAR encoded by the coding sequence ATGGATACCAAAGACCCCCTGATCGTCCTCGGAACCATGGACTTCGGCACCCGCGTCCCCCAGGACAGGGCCTTCTCGATCCTCGACGCCTTCGTAGCCGGTGGCGGCGGCTGGCTCGACACCGCGAACTGCTACTCCTTCTGGACCGACCCCGCCGGTGTCGGCGGCGCCAGTGAACGCGTCATCGGCGCGTGGCTGAAGGCACGCCCGGGCGCGCGCGACACCGTGCGGATCGCGACGAAGGTCCGCCACAACCCGCTCGTCCCGCACGCTCCGGAAAGCGCCGAGGGGCTCTCGGCGCGCGCCGTTCACGCCGGTGTGGAGGAGAGCCTGGCGCGCCTCGGAGTCGACCACGTCGATCTGCTCTGGGCCCACGCCGAGGACCGCACCGTGCCGCTGGAGGAAACGGTCGGAGCCTTCGGCGAACTGGTCGCGAAGGGAGTGGCCCTGCGGATCGGGGCGGCGAACCATGCCGCCTGGCGCGTCGAGCGCGCCCGGTCGCTGGCCCGGGAGCAGCGCGTGGAACCGTGGACGTGCCTGCAGCTGCGCCACTCGCTCGTCCAGCCGCGCCCGCTCACCCCCGTCGCGGAGGGCGGCCACCGCCTGCTCACCGCCGAGGATCTCGACCTCGCGCGGTCGGAGGGGCTCGCTGTGTGGTCGTACAGCTCTTTGATGTGGGGTTCCTACGTACGCGCGGACAAGCCGCTTCCGTCAACCTATGATCACCCCGGAACCACTCGGGTGCTCGCGGTCCTGGACGACGTCGCCGACGAGCTCGCGGCCACGCGGAACCAGGTCGTCCTCGCATGGCTGATGCGGCAGGGCATCGACCCCATCGTCGGGGCAAGCCGGGTGGAGCAGATCGAGGAGGCACTCACCGCACGCCGTGTGCGGCTCGGTGCCGAGCACCTGGCACGTCTCGCCGGAGCACGGTAG